The Gadus macrocephalus chromosome 21, ASM3116895v1 genome has a segment encoding these proteins:
- the hmgn3 gene encoding high mobility group nucleosome-binding domain-containing protein 3 isoform X2: MPKRRSDTPEEKESSKVTKQEPTRRSERLSVKPVAPRPEVKPKKAEKAVVKKPNPNPVEEKPVGKAKKAVAKGKTDAGVAQNGQVKNEETEEAESVTEEKA; this comes from the exons ATGCCTAAAAGAAGG TCGGATACTCCTGAGGAGAAGGAGTCCTCCAAAGTCACAAAGCAAGAG CCGACCAGAAGGTCAGAGAGACTGTCAGTG AAACCTGTTGCACCCAGGCCTGAAGTGAAGCCAAAGAAGGCAGAAAAGGCCGTCGTCAAG aagcctaaccctaaccctgttgaAGAGAAACCAGTGGGGAAGGCAAAGAAAGCAGTAGCCAAGGGCAAAACCGATGCTGGAGTTGCCCAGAACGGACAGGTCAAGAATGAG GAAACCGAAGAAGCCGAGAGCGTTACTGAAGAGAAGGCGTAA
- the hmgn3 gene encoding high mobility group nucleosome-binding domain-containing protein 3 isoform X1 encodes MPKRRSDTPEEKESSKVTKQEPTRRSERLSVKPVAPRPEVKPKKAEKAVVKKPNPNPVEEKPVGKAKKAVAKGKTDAGVAQNGQVKNEIYVCRPSVSVTFTRTRASSMMSEGSERDCSSPGKPKKPRALLKRRRKLKGGIVLPR; translated from the exons ATGCCTAAAAGAAGG TCGGATACTCCTGAGGAGAAGGAGTCCTCCAAAGTCACAAAGCAAGAG CCGACCAGAAGGTCAGAGAGACTGTCAGTG AAACCTGTTGCACCCAGGCCTGAAGTGAAGCCAAAGAAGGCAGAAAAGGCCGTCGTCAAG aagcctaaccctaaccctgttgaAGAGAAACCAGTGGGGAAGGCAAAGAAAGCAGTAGCCAAGGGCAAAACCGATGCTGGAGTTGCCCAGAACGGACAGGTCAAGAATGAG atctatgTGTGTCGTCCCAGTGTAAGTGTGACTTTCACCAGAACCAGGGCTTCCTCCATGATGTCTGAGGGGTCAGAGCGAGACTGTTCGAGTCCAGG GAAACCGAAGAAGCCGAGAGCGTTACTGAAGAGAAGGCGTAAATTAAAGGGAGGGATTGTCCTACCTAGATGA